A genome region from Pseudomonas anguilliseptica includes the following:
- a CDS encoding TonB-dependent siderophore receptor, with protein sequence MPAVAIRPKPLACAIRAAAFALALPLLSPVLAWAEPAAQRYQIEAGDLETALTRFARQASVLLSFDPSLTAGRQSAGLQGDYSATEGFAVLLGGSGLQAVMAADGSYRLQRLTTTGTLQLPSASVIGELDSPVGEDRGYVARNSRSASKTNTALHETPRSVSVVTQQQMDDRNVVSISDALRYSAGIQAGYFGEDNKQDWFILRGFKQANNGLFQDGVRVYSSGFYSWQVDPYSLERVEVLKGASSVLYGQATPGGVINLQSKRPTLEQKNEVGVQYGSFQRKQVHLDVGGKLDEQGDVLYRVVGLSRDSGTQVDDVGSERLLLAPSLTLNFNADTSLTLLASVQKDNADPQLQFLPAEGSLIGSVNGQIDDDTALGNPAYEKFDRTQATLGYELNYRLSDAWDFQQNFRYGELNVDLRQMYYAGHAIDVLNSAAAATAKQFSIPLAMAFGLVSAQYPDLNDPSRQKVMRGLTYTDGRADNLSLDNRLVNYWQGAGVENTFLLGVDYQQLNINEKGFAADPLIREPLNIYQPSYAASTTLLNPATLAVLGPQDLQDKRTRADQLGFYLQEQLKLDERWVLLLGGRFDSARSDLDNRSTGVHKSICDEEFTWTAGAAYLADNGLTPYVSYSEFFLPVADINISTGEPYQPESGEQLELGLKYQPAGFAGAFNLALFELTQQNVRKNTVAGTRTQLGEVRSRGLEFEASADLSDNLSLVGSLTLLDAQTRKTTVLQEQGKTPSQVAERMASLWATYAFQGPLTGLKVGAGARYTGESYGDNRETDALRVPSYSLYDAMLSYQLTDVTLQLNANNLGYKEYVATCDYYCWYGNRRNLIASVSYAW encoded by the coding sequence ATGCCCGCCGTTGCAATTCGTCCTAAACCCCTGGCTTGCGCCATACGCGCCGCTGCTTTTGCTCTGGCTTTGCCGTTGTTGAGCCCAGTGCTGGCCTGGGCCGAACCGGCCGCGCAGCGTTATCAAATCGAAGCTGGTGATTTGGAGACTGCACTGACTCGGTTTGCCCGCCAGGCGAGTGTGTTATTGAGTTTCGACCCTTCACTGACGGCGGGCCGGCAGAGCGCCGGCCTGCAGGGTGACTACAGCGCCACCGAGGGCTTTGCCGTACTGCTCGGTGGTTCAGGTCTGCAGGCGGTCATGGCGGCTGATGGCAGCTATCGCCTGCAACGCCTCACCACTACCGGCACCCTGCAGTTGCCTAGCGCCAGTGTGATCGGCGAGCTGGACAGCCCGGTCGGCGAAGACCGTGGCTATGTGGCGCGTAACAGCCGCAGTGCAAGCAAAACCAACACCGCCCTGCATGAAACGCCGCGTTCAGTGTCGGTGGTGACGCAGCAGCAGATGGATGATCGCAATGTCGTCAGCATCAGCGATGCGCTGCGTTATTCGGCGGGTATCCAGGCCGGTTACTTCGGTGAGGACAACAAGCAGGACTGGTTTATTCTGCGTGGCTTCAAGCAGGCCAATAACGGTCTGTTTCAGGATGGCGTGCGCGTCTATTCCAGCGGCTTCTACAGTTGGCAGGTCGACCCGTACAGCCTGGAGCGGGTTGAAGTGCTCAAGGGGGCATCCTCGGTGTTGTACGGTCAGGCCACGCCGGGCGGAGTGATCAACCTGCAGAGCAAGCGGCCGACACTGGAGCAGAAGAATGAAGTCGGGGTGCAGTACGGTAGCTTCCAGCGCAAGCAGGTGCACCTGGATGTGGGCGGCAAGTTGGATGAGCAGGGTGATGTGCTCTACCGCGTGGTCGGGCTGTCTCGTGACAGCGGCACCCAGGTGGATGATGTTGGCAGTGAGCGCCTGTTGTTGGCGCCTTCGCTGACCCTGAATTTCAACGCCGACACCTCGCTGACCCTGCTGGCCAGCGTACAGAAGGACAACGCCGACCCGCAGCTGCAGTTTCTGCCGGCCGAGGGCAGCCTGATCGGTAGCGTCAATGGGCAGATCGACGATGACACCGCGTTGGGCAACCCCGCCTATGAGAAGTTCGACCGCACTCAGGCGACGCTGGGCTATGAGCTGAATTACCGCTTAAGCGATGCCTGGGACTTCCAGCAGAACTTCCGCTACGGCGAGCTGAATGTCGACTTGCGTCAGATGTATTACGCAGGGCATGCCATCGACGTGCTCAATAGCGCCGCCGCCGCAACGGCCAAGCAGTTCAGCATTCCACTGGCGATGGCGTTCGGCCTTGTCAGCGCGCAGTACCCGGACCTTAACGACCCCAGCCGGCAGAAGGTGATGCGCGGCCTGACCTATACCGATGGCAGGGCCGATAACCTGTCGCTGGACAATCGCCTGGTCAATTACTGGCAGGGCGCGGGGGTTGAAAACACCTTTCTGCTTGGAGTCGATTATCAGCAGTTGAATATCAACGAAAAGGGTTTTGCCGCCGACCCCTTGATCCGTGAACCGTTGAATATCTACCAGCCCAGCTACGCCGCCAGCACCACGCTGCTCAACCCTGCGACACTGGCCGTGCTCGGGCCGCAGGACCTGCAGGACAAACGCACCCGTGCCGACCAGCTGGGGTTCTACCTGCAGGAGCAGCTGAAGCTGGATGAGCGCTGGGTGCTGCTGCTCGGCGGTCGTTTCGATAGCGCGCGTTCCGATCTGGATAACCGCAGCACTGGCGTTCACAAGAGCATCTGCGATGAGGAGTTCACCTGGACGGCGGGGGCGGCTTACCTGGCCGACAACGGCCTGACGCCTTATGTCAGCTACTCGGAGTTTTTCCTGCCGGTGGCGGATATCAACATCAGCACTGGCGAGCCTTACCAGCCGGAAAGTGGTGAGCAACTGGAGCTGGGATTGAAGTACCAGCCCGCAGGCTTTGCCGGGGCCTTCAACCTGGCGCTGTTCGAGCTGACCCAGCAGAACGTGCGCAAGAATACCGTCGCCGGTACACGCACCCAGCTGGGGGAGGTGCGCAGCCGTGGCCTGGAGTTCGAGGCCAGCGCCGATCTCAGCGACAACCTCAGCCTGGTCGGTTCGCTGACCCTGCTCGACGCGCAAACTCGCAAGACCACTGTGCTGCAAGAACAGGGCAAAACCCCCTCGCAGGTAGCCGAGCGCATGGCTTCGCTGTGGGCCACCTATGCCTTCCAGGGACCGTTGACGGGGCTGAAGGTGGGGGCAGGGGCGCGCTATACCGGCGAGAGCTATGGCGACAACCGCGAGACCGATGCGCTGCGTGTGCCGTCCTACAGCCTCTACGACGCCATGCTCAGCTACCAGTTGACCGATGTGACCCTGCAGCTCAACGCCAACAACCTTGGCTACAAGGAGTACGTCGCCACCTGCGATTACTACTGCTGGTACGGCAACCGCCGCAACCTGATCGCCAGTGTCAGCTATGCCTGGTAA
- a CDS encoding Leu/Phe/Val dehydrogenase — MFAMMETARLESLHFAVDPLSGLQAMIAIHNSRLGPALGGCRYLPYADSQSAIEDVLRLAKGMSYKAALAGLQQGGGKAVIIRPAYVDNRGALFEAFGRFIETLNGHYITAMDSGTSSVDMDCIAQHTQHVTSTTAEGGPSPHTALGVFTGIRATALARLGSDNLEGLRVAIQGLGNVGYALAEQLHAAGAELLVSDLDHGRVQLAVEQLGARPVASEALLATPCDILAPCGLGGVLNSASVGQLRCSAVAGAANNQLASADISDSLQARGILYAPDYVINAGGLIYVALKHQGESLVAITAHLTQISRRLTEIFGHAQADKRSPARVADAIAERLLYG, encoded by the coding sequence ATGTTCGCCATGATGGAAACCGCCCGGCTGGAGTCGCTGCACTTCGCCGTGGACCCGCTGAGCGGTCTGCAGGCCATGATCGCCATTCACAACAGTCGCCTGGGGCCTGCGTTGGGCGGCTGCCGTTATCTACCCTATGCCGACTCGCAAAGCGCTATTGAAGATGTGCTGCGTCTGGCCAAAGGCATGAGCTACAAGGCAGCGTTGGCCGGCCTGCAACAGGGCGGCGGCAAGGCGGTGATTATCCGTCCCGCGTATGTCGATAATCGCGGCGCGCTGTTTGAAGCCTTCGGAAGGTTTATCGAAACCCTTAACGGTCACTACATCACCGCCATGGACAGCGGTACCTCCAGTGTCGATATGGATTGCATCGCCCAGCACACCCAGCATGTCACCAGCACCACGGCCGAGGGTGGTCCGTCACCGCACACGGCGTTGGGCGTGTTTACCGGTATTCGCGCCACCGCCCTGGCGCGCCTCGGCAGTGACAACCTGGAAGGTTTGCGGGTGGCGATTCAGGGGCTGGGTAATGTCGGTTATGCGCTGGCCGAGCAACTGCATGCTGCGGGTGCCGAGCTGCTGGTCAGCGATCTGGATCATGGCCGCGTACAACTGGCGGTCGAGCAGCTGGGCGCGCGGCCGGTGGCCAGCGAAGCCCTGCTCGCCACGCCGTGCGACATCCTCGCGCCGTGCGGGTTGGGCGGTGTGCTAAACAGCGCGAGTGTCGGTCAGCTGCGTTGTTCGGCCGTGGCAGGGGCGGCGAACAACCAATTGGCCAGTGCCGATATTTCCGACAGCTTGCAGGCGCGGGGGATTCTCTATGCCCCGGATTACGTGATCAATGCGGGCGGTCTGATCTACGTGGCGCTGAAGCATCAGGGGGAAAGTCTGGTGGCAATCACCGCGCACCTGACGCAGATCAGCCGGCGGCTGACCGAGATATTTGGCCATGCCCAGGCCGATAAGCGCTCACCGGCAAGGGTCGCCGATGCGATTGCAGAGCGCTTGTTATATGGCTGA
- a CDS encoding phosphate-starvation-inducible protein PsiE — translation MSNDNWANRTRQQVHGVAESLGNLLMEALHYLALFAIGAITAWAAVMAFIGMLEKGHITVDDILLLFIYLELAAMVGIYFKTNHMPIRFMIYVAITALTRLMISDISHNHKPDMGVVMVSGAILLLAVAIFVVRYASSRFPAVQADGPRKKTNPADEAAERDDAQSDD, via the coding sequence GTGAGCAACGACAACTGGGCAAACCGTACACGGCAACAGGTGCATGGCGTGGCGGAGTCGCTGGGCAATCTGCTGATGGAGGCGCTCCACTACCTGGCGCTTTTTGCCATCGGCGCGATCACGGCCTGGGCGGCGGTAATGGCCTTTATTGGCATGCTGGAGAAGGGCCACATCACGGTCGATGACATCCTGCTGCTGTTTATCTACCTCGAGTTAGCGGCGATGGTGGGGATCTATTTCAAGACCAACCATATGCCGATCCGCTTCATGATCTATGTAGCGATTACCGCGCTGACCCGCCTGATGATTTCCGATATCTCGCACAACCATAAACCCGACATGGGTGTGGTGATGGTCTCCGGGGCGATTCTGTTGCTGGCGGTGGCGATCTTTGTGGTGCGCTATGCCTCGTCGCGCTTTCCAGCGGTGCAGGCTGACGGGCCGCGGAAAAAGACCAATCCGGCAGATGAAGCAGCAGAACGTGATGATGCGCAGAGCGATGACTAA
- a CDS encoding DEAD/DEAH box helicase, with amino-acid sequence MALDILHLRQEDWRAEFGVGDLQRGQGYAAQGRSRLLSLKDNTLLASCRGSGAQTYQQRITLHPYGQGWGVTGHCSCPVGFNCKHVASALLTLQTQQEQGVDLSPLIVSTPQAREECLENLQPSPVLSLGSLVRVHFDARKGRMQEQTQHRAALAFDYQGHLASGKQGKDLLIKQNAQHSLRIVRDLSAETQLRKRLEQTGLQVALRQSEALPESAGEAYEHPSETAWLLFVREQLPLLREEGWQIRMQPDFQFNLTPVDDWYAEVEEDPEQNWFDLELGIEVEGQRISLLPILLQAIRRAPWLLNGEALNKRDDDEVLLVSLPHNHKRVALPLARLKPLLATLGELFVREPGESSQRLRLSRLDAARLNHLQEGPAISWQGGGPLRDFAERLQRLDSATLQAPAGLQAKLRPYQLQGLAWMQGLAELEVGGLLADDMGLGKTLQTLGHILCEFNAGRLQQPALIVMPTSLIPNWQDEAARFTPQLKVLALHGPKRRALFKQIDEHQIILTTYALLPRDLKALSAYRYRLLILDEAQNIKNPRSKAAVAAGQLQAGQRLCLTGTPLENHLGELWSLFNFLMPGWLGDSKSFTRDYRTPIEKNANQQRLTHLTGRIKPFILRRTKEQVASELPPKTEITHWVELSAAQRDRYETLRLAMDQKVRAEIARQGLARSQIVILEALLRLRQACCDLRLLGEEGDSNLTSADSGKLSGLLEMLEELFAEGRRVLLFSQFTSMLALIEAELKTRNIPYAKLTGSTQDRRTPVQQFQAGELPIFLISLKTGGAGLNLTAADTVIHFDPWWNPAAEAQASDRAYRIGQDKPVFVYKLIARGSVEEKIQQLQQAKANLARGVLEGGSQTQLQLSEDDLQALFAPLSD; translated from the coding sequence ATGGCCCTCGACATCCTGCATCTGCGCCAGGAAGACTGGCGCGCGGAATTCGGCGTGGGCGATCTGCAGCGCGGCCAAGGCTATGCCGCACAGGGTCGCAGCCGTTTGCTCAGCCTCAAGGACAACACCCTGCTGGCCAGCTGCCGTGGCTCCGGTGCGCAAACCTATCAACAGCGCATCACCCTGCACCCTTACGGCCAGGGCTGGGGCGTGACCGGCCATTGCAGTTGCCCGGTGGGCTTCAATTGCAAACACGTGGCCAGCGCCCTGCTCACGCTGCAAACCCAGCAGGAACAGGGCGTCGACCTTTCGCCGCTGATAGTCAGCACCCCGCAGGCCCGCGAAGAGTGCCTGGAAAACCTGCAGCCCAGCCCGGTACTGAGCCTCGGCAGCCTGGTGCGCGTGCACTTCGATGCGCGCAAGGGCCGCATGCAGGAACAGACACAGCACCGCGCCGCACTGGCCTTCGATTACCAGGGCCACCTGGCATCTGGTAAGCAAGGCAAGGACCTGCTGATTAAGCAGAACGCCCAGCACAGCCTGCGCATCGTGCGTGACCTCAGCGCTGAAACCCAACTGCGCAAGCGCCTGGAGCAGACCGGCCTACAAGTGGCGTTACGCCAGAGCGAGGCCCTGCCGGAAAGCGCCGGTGAAGCTTACGAACACCCCAGTGAGACCGCCTGGCTGCTGTTTGTCCGCGAGCAATTGCCGCTGTTGCGTGAAGAGGGTTGGCAGATCCGCATGCAACCGGACTTCCAGTTCAACCTGACGCCGGTAGATGACTGGTACGCCGAAGTTGAGGAAGACCCCGAGCAGAACTGGTTCGACCTGGAGCTGGGTATCGAGGTCGAAGGCCAGCGCATCAGCCTGTTGCCGATTCTGCTGCAAGCCATCCGCCGCGCACCCTGGCTGCTCAATGGCGAAGCGCTGAACAAGCGCGATGACGATGAGGTGCTGCTGGTCAGCCTGCCGCACAACCACAAGCGCGTTGCCCTGCCGCTGGCGCGACTGAAACCGCTGCTGGCGACCCTGGGCGAGCTGTTTGTGCGCGAGCCGGGCGAGTCCAGCCAGCGCCTGCGCCTGTCGCGCCTGGATGCCGCGCGGCTGAATCACCTGCAAGAAGGCCCGGCAATCAGCTGGCAAGGCGGCGGCCCGCTGCGCGACTTCGCCGAACGCCTGCAGCGGCTGGACAGCGCCACCTTGCAAGCGCCCGCCGGCTTGCAAGCGAAGCTGCGGCCCTATCAGCTGCAAGGTCTGGCCTGGATGCAGGGCCTGGCTGAACTGGAGGTCGGCGGCCTGCTGGCCGATGACATGGGCCTGGGCAAAACCCTGCAGACCCTCGGCCATATCCTCTGCGAGTTCAACGCCGGACGTTTGCAGCAGCCGGCACTGATCGTCATGCCCACCAGCCTGATTCCCAACTGGCAGGATGAAGCCGCGCGCTTCACCCCGCAGCTCAAGGTGCTGGCGCTGCACGGGCCGAAGCGCCGCGCGCTGTTCAAGCAGATCGACGAGCACCAGATCATCCTCACCACCTACGCCCTGCTGCCGCGCGACCTCAAGGCATTGAGCGCCTACCGCTATCGCCTGCTGATTCTCGATGAAGCGCAGAACATCAAGAACCCACGCAGCAAAGCCGCCGTCGCTGCCGGGCAACTGCAGGCCGGGCAACGCCTGTGCCTGACCGGCACGCCGCTGGAAAATCACCTGGGCGAGCTGTGGTCACTGTTCAACTTCCTCATGCCCGGCTGGCTCGGTGACAGCAAAAGCTTTACTCGCGACTACCGCACGCCGATTGAAAAGAACGCCAATCAGCAGCGTCTGACCCACCTGACCGGGCGGATCAAGCCGTTTATCCTGCGCCGCACCAAGGAGCAGGTGGCCAGCGAGCTGCCGCCGAAAACCGAAATCACCCACTGGGTCGAACTCAGCGCAGCGCAGCGCGACCGTTACGAAACCCTGCGCCTGGCCATGGACCAGAAAGTTCGCGCGGAAATCGCCCGTCAGGGTCTGGCGCGCAGCCAGATCGTGATTCTCGAAGCGCTATTGCGCCTGCGCCAGGCCTGCTGCGACCTGCGCCTGCTCGGTGAGGAAGGTGACAGCAACCTGACCAGCGCGGACTCCGGCAAGCTCAGCGGCCTGCTGGAGATGCTCGAAGAGTTATTTGCCGAAGGTCGGCGAGTGCTGCTGTTCTCGCAGTTCACCTCGATGCTGGCGTTGATCGAAGCCGAATTGAAGACGCGCAATATTCCTTATGCCAAGCTCACCGGTAGCACCCAGGATCGCCGCACCCCGGTGCAGCAGTTCCAGGCTGGCGAACTGCCGATCTTCCTGATCAGCCTGAAAACCGGTGGCGCAGGCCTGAACCTGACCGCCGCCGATACGGTGATCCACTTCGACCCCTGGTGGAACCCGGCCGCCGAAGCCCAGGCCAGCGACCGCGCCTACCGCATCGGCCAGGACAAGCCGGTGTTCGTCTACAAACTGATCGCCCGTGGCAGCGTGGAAGAGAAGATCCAGCAGCTGCAACAGGCCAAAGCCAACCTGGCCCGCGGCGTGCTGGAAGGCGGCAGCCAAACCCAGCTGCAGCTCAGCGAAGACGATCTGCAGGCGCTGTTTGCGCCGTTAAGCGATTGA
- a CDS encoding sigma-70 family RNA polymerase sigma factor: protein MAAPVDHLHVFSDMYRGHHSWLLGWLRQRLGCPDNAADLAQDTFVRLLNQRAPMEVREPRAFLASIARGLLIDHYRRSDLERAYLEALRHLPEAEMPSPERQVLVMEALIEIDRLLDGLKPRVREAFLLSQLEGLGYAQIAERLGLSVSSIQQYMTQAFSHCYKALYP, encoded by the coding sequence GTGGCGGCACCAGTCGATCATCTTCACGTCTTTTCAGATATGTATCGCGGTCATCACAGCTGGCTGCTCGGCTGGCTCAGGCAGCGCCTGGGTTGCCCGGATAATGCGGCTGACCTGGCGCAGGACACCTTCGTGCGCTTACTCAACCAGCGCGCACCCATGGAGGTGCGCGAGCCCAGGGCATTCCTGGCCAGCATTGCCCGTGGTTTGCTGATCGACCATTACCGCCGCAGTGACCTGGAAAGGGCCTATCTTGAGGCCCTGCGCCATTTGCCGGAGGCAGAGATGCCGTCGCCTGAGCGGCAGGTGCTGGTCATGGAAGCGCTGATCGAAATTGACCGCCTGCTCGACGGCCTCAAGCCGCGGGTGCGTGAGGCCTTCCTGCTGTCCCAGCTCGAGGGCCTGGGTTATGCACAGATCGCCGAGCGTCTGGGCTTGTCGGTCAGCTCGATCCAGCAGTACATGACCCAGGCCTTCAGCCATTGTTACAAGGCGCTGTACCCATGA
- a CDS encoding IS630 family transposase has product MARPAAPFFLSPSDADMLQGWLRMGSLPQSIGQRARILLLLANGLTPKEISEQLQVSAPVVFKWRKRYQETGLEGLSDLRRSGAPRKLNEAKIKEILTLTTQRVPREATHWSLRLMAKYAGVSIWQVAQVWAAADLKPHRLKTFKISNDPHFADKVVDVVGLYLNPPDNALVLSVDEKTQIQALDRTQPMLPLKPGQIERRTHDYKRHGTASLYAAFDILTGKVIGRITQRHRAKEFLEFLRQIDRSTPAELDLHVILDNSSTHKTAAVREWLEKHPRFKLHFTPTSASWLNAVEGWFAQLERRALYRDAFSSVADLRAAIRRFIEAHNEHSAKPFRWSKTAESIISSVHRAKLAVIRNELLD; this is encoded by the coding sequence ATGGCCCGGCCAGCAGCCCCATTCTTCTTGAGTCCCAGTGATGCCGACATGCTGCAAGGCTGGTTACGCATGGGATCGCTGCCTCAGAGCATCGGCCAGCGGGCCAGAATTCTGTTGCTGCTGGCCAACGGTCTCACGCCCAAGGAGATCAGCGAGCAGCTGCAAGTCTCTGCGCCAGTGGTCTTCAAATGGCGTAAACGCTACCAGGAGACCGGTCTGGAGGGGCTGAGTGACCTGCGGCGCAGTGGAGCGCCTCGCAAGCTCAACGAAGCGAAGATCAAGGAAATCCTGACGCTGACGACCCAGCGAGTCCCGCGCGAAGCTACCCACTGGAGCCTACGGTTGATGGCCAAGTACGCTGGGGTCAGCATCTGGCAGGTCGCACAGGTGTGGGCTGCTGCCGACCTCAAGCCGCACCGGTTGAAAACCTTCAAGATCAGTAACGACCCGCACTTTGCAGACAAAGTGGTCGATGTCGTCGGGCTCTATTTGAATCCGCCCGACAACGCCCTGGTGCTATCTGTTGACGAAAAAACACAGATCCAGGCGCTGGACCGCACACAGCCCATGCTGCCGCTCAAGCCCGGGCAGATTGAGCGGCGGACGCATGACTATAAGCGCCACGGTACGGCCAGTCTGTACGCAGCCTTTGACATCCTGACGGGTAAGGTCATCGGCCGTATCACCCAGCGGCACAGGGCCAAGGAGTTTTTGGAGTTCCTTCGACAGATCGACCGCAGCACCCCCGCCGAGCTGGACCTGCATGTAATTCTGGACAACAGCTCGACTCACAAGACCGCTGCCGTCAGGGAATGGCTGGAGAAGCATCCCCGTTTCAAGCTGCACTTCACACCGACCAGCGCCTCGTGGCTGAACGCCGTGGAGGGCTGGTTTGCGCAACTGGAAAGACGGGCGCTTTATCGTGATGCCTTCAGCAGCGTGGCTGACCTGAGAGCGGCGATACGTCGCTTCATTGAGGCTCATAACGAACATTCGGCTAAGCCGTTCCGCTGGAGCAAAACGGCTGAGTCGATTATCAGCTCCGTGCATCGAGCAAAGCTGGCTGTAATTCGGAATGAGTTATTGGATTAA
- a CDS encoding DUF3325 domain-containing protein has protein sequence MLWLSFALSYLALSAVCLSQPRHHQRLLRAVVSRWRQRLLRGLAGMAMVFALGCCVVDRGLEIGLVLWLCQLLLAGVGLVVLLAWRSGWVLPLAAGLPLVATLLVL, from the coding sequence ATGCTGTGGCTGAGCTTTGCCCTGAGTTACCTGGCGCTGAGTGCAGTGTGCCTGTCGCAACCACGGCATCACCAACGGCTGTTGCGTGCTGTCGTGTCCCGTTGGCGTCAGCGCCTGCTGCGTGGGCTAGCCGGCATGGCGATGGTGTTTGCACTGGGTTGTTGCGTGGTAGACCGCGGTCTGGAAATCGGCCTGGTCCTTTGGCTGTGCCAGTTGTTACTGGCGGGTGTTGGTTTGGTTGTACTGCTGGCCTGGCGCAGTGGCTGGGTGTTGCCACTGGCGGCGGGGTTGCCATTGGTTGCGACCTTGCTAGTGCTCTAG
- a CDS encoding DUF3649 domain-containing protein encodes MPGKAYSGSRGARWAIASRVLAALFGGYGLAYALTAFAAVYLPLARADRVVFASLASFAVWTAAVLYVFAAASAWGGLLGATGLLGLAVLLAGQFGGRP; translated from the coding sequence ATGCCTGGTAAGGCGTATTCAGGCAGCCGCGGGGCGCGCTGGGCGATTGCCTCGCGCGTGCTGGCGGCGTTGTTTGGCGGCTATGGCCTGGCCTACGCGCTGACGGCGTTTGCAGCTGTCTATCTGCCCCTGGCTCGCGCCGATCGGGTGGTCTTCGCCAGCCTGGCGAGCTTTGCCGTCTGGACCGCCGCGGTGCTTTACGTATTTGCCGCGGCCAGCGCCTGGGGCGGTCTGCTGGGTGCTACAGGGCTGCTTGGCCTGGCCGTGCTGTTGGCGGGGCAGTTCGGGGGGCGGCCATGA
- a CDS encoding FecR domain-containing protein — translation MTVLTDEVVEQAIAWRVRLVSGEASADDAQSCLHWRQQAPQHEQAWQRLEVIGQRFAGVPAQLGQATLRQPVVDPARRRALKHLAWFGTASGIVLLGQQWQPWQPLLAEQRTAIGERRRLSLADGATLHLNSATALDIDYSAERHLIRLYRGELLLSSLASTQPEPWLLSTEQGVLQAQQARLLLRDDGASCMLEVYAGVVQVRPRAAPSQWFEAGQRVQFDAQGISERGAADELRSSWVDGVLVAQQMPLAQFVGELERQRSGVLRCDPAVAALRISGVFPLADSDRTLRALSQTLPVKVVYRSRYWVTVVPA, via the coding sequence ATGACTGTGCTGACCGATGAGGTGGTCGAGCAGGCTATTGCCTGGCGGGTGCGTCTGGTTTCCGGCGAGGCCAGTGCCGACGACGCGCAGAGCTGCCTGCATTGGCGTCAGCAGGCGCCCCAACATGAACAGGCTTGGCAGCGCCTTGAGGTCATAGGTCAGCGTTTTGCCGGCGTGCCGGCGCAACTGGGGCAGGCCACGCTGCGTCAGCCTGTGGTCGATCCGGCCAGGCGGCGAGCGCTCAAGCACCTGGCCTGGTTTGGTACCGCCAGCGGCATCGTGTTGCTGGGGCAGCAGTGGCAACCCTGGCAACCGCTGCTGGCTGAGCAGCGTACCGCCATTGGCGAGCGGCGCAGGCTGAGCTTGGCGGATGGGGCGACCTTGCACCTGAACAGCGCGACGGCGCTGGATATCGATTACAGCGCCGAACGGCACTTGATCCGCCTGTATCGCGGTGAGTTGCTGCTCAGCAGTCTTGCGAGTACTCAACCCGAACCCTGGCTACTGAGTACTGAACAGGGCGTGCTGCAGGCGCAGCAGGCGCGTCTGCTTCTGCGCGATGACGGGGCCAGCTGCATGCTCGAGGTCTATGCCGGTGTGGTGCAGGTGCGCCCGCGTGCGGCGCCCAGCCAGTGGTTCGAGGCGGGGCAGCGAGTACAGTTCGATGCCCAGGGCATCTCTGAGCGCGGGGCTGCAGATGAGCTGCGCAGCAGTTGGGTGGACGGTGTGCTGGTCGCGCAGCAGATGCCTTTGGCGCAGTTTGTTGGCGAACTGGAGCGCCAGCGCAGCGGTGTCCTGCGCTGCGACCCGGCGGTGGCCGCACTGCGTATTTCCGGCGTGTTCCCCCTGGCGGACAGCGACCGGACATTGCGCGCCTTGAGTCAAACGCTGCCGGTTAAGGTGGTTTATCGCAGCCGTTACTGGGTCACGGTAGTGCCTGCCTAA
- a CDS encoding YebG family protein — protein MAVEVVYRSSRDLERLFMDKAEADRHDKMLELAELLTEVLQKAVPSLNEAQGEELGIYMAKNREIFAKAFKNQPDALSELSEPAAE, from the coding sequence ATGGCCGTCGAAGTGGTGTACCGCAGCAGCCGGGATTTGGAGCGTTTGTTTATGGATAAAGCCGAAGCCGACCGTCATGACAAAATGCTCGAACTGGCCGAGCTGCTCACCGAGGTGCTGCAGAAAGCCGTGCCATCGTTGAATGAAGCCCAGGGTGAAGAGCTGGGCATCTACATGGCGAAGAACCGTGAGATCTTCGCCAAGGCGTTCAAGAACCAGCCCGACGCCTTGAGTGAACTGAGCGAACCTGCTGCCGAGTAA